The Quercus robur chromosome 7, dhQueRobu3.1, whole genome shotgun sequence genome has a segment encoding these proteins:
- the LOC126691499 gene encoding uncharacterized protein LOC126691499 encodes MPDRFARPPFNCYDGKIDLVEHVSHYIQMMSLHTHNDALMCKVFPSSLGPTALRWFNRLRKRPIRNFSELIQEFGVRFVMCSRVPQPVEALLSMKMRAGETLRSYASRYWELYNEIGGDNGRVAASTFRMGLPEDSGLRESLTKKPSEGMRHLMRCIEEYKRLEDDWLQSKGKASMITRPRQASFPFRPCGGLAIQEPAAQMGEVNVTFKELVHRILDRIKHEPYFRWPNKMGGDPSRRNQSLYCTYHRDNGHTTEQCRVLKDYLGQLVKARHLKDFVLDSGDRVVGQDTQQRGNPLPPPVGVIEVIHVTPEKLIIGRRKGVLTVVPVEGNPGL; translated from the coding sequence ATGCCAGACAGGTTTGCCCGCCCGCCGTTCAACTGCTATGACGGGAAGATTGATCTCGTAGAACACGTCAGCCATTATATTCAGATGATGTCTTTGCATACTCATAACGATGCGCTCATGTGCAAGGTATTTCCTTCGAGTTTGGGACCGACTGCATTAAGGTGGTTTAATAGGTTACGGAAAAGGCCCATACGTAATTTCTCCGAGCTGATTCAAGAGTTCGGAGTCAGGTTTGTGATGTGCAGTCGAGTACCTCAACCAGTAGAAGCGCTTCTCTCAATGAAAATGAGGGCGGGAGAGACCCTCCGTAGTTACGCCAGCCGGTATTGGGAGCTGTACAACGAGATTGGCGGGGATAACGGAAGGGTGGCGGCAAGCACATTTAGGATGGGGTTGCCCGAGGATTCCGGGCTACGAGAGTCGTTAACCAAGAAGCCGTCCGAAGGCATGCGGCATCTTATGAGATGCATCGAGGAATACAAACGATTAGAAGATGACTGGCTGCAGAGCAAAGGCAAAGCGTCGATGATAACTCGTCCCCGGCAGGCAAGTTTCCCGTTCAGGCCTTGTGGGGGTCTGGCAATTCAAGAACCGGCTGCACAAATGGGAGAAGTGAACGTGACGTTTAAGGAACTGGTACACAGGATTCTTGACCGGATCAAACACGAGCCGTATTTTcgatggccgaacaagatgggaGGGGACCCATCCAGAAGGAATCAGAGTCTGTACTGCACTTATCACCGAGACAATGGTCACACCACCGAACAGTGCCGGGTATTAAAGGACTACCTCGGGCAGCTAGTCAAGGCCAGGCATTTAAAGGATTTCGTGCTAGACTCGGGGGACAGAGTCGTAGGGCAAGATACTCAGCAAAGGGGAAACCCTCTCCCACCCCCTGTGGGGGTGATTGAAGTAATCCATGTTACGCCGGAGAAGCTCATTATAGGAAGGAGGAAAGGAGTGTTGACAGTGGTACCGGTAGAAGGTAACCCGGGTCTATAG
- the LOC126691500 gene encoding uncharacterized protein LOC126691500, giving the protein MKFAREPVSFDDDDLEGTIQPHDDALVVTARINGFLVKRVMIDQGSGVDVMYPDLFKGLGLKKEDLVKHTSPLVGFDGKVVIPEGQISLPVIMGGKEVSVTFTIVSSFSPYTAILGKPWIHSMRAVPSTLHVKIKFPTEQGVIVIKGNQQVARQCLTIVVNWKRGNQVSQGEITGQLVGDEETGRPEQGHVEQEDVSRKNP; this is encoded by the coding sequence ATGAAGTTTGCACGGGAGCCCGTATCATTTGACGATGACGATTTAGAGGGGACGATTCAGCCACATGATGACGCATTAGTGGTCACGGCTCGGATAAACGGCTTCTTAGTAAAAAGGGTGATGATAGACCAAGGAAGTGGGGTCGACGTGATGTACCCCGATCTATTCAAGGGACTCGGTCTAAAGAAGGAGGACCTTGTAAAGCACACTTCACCCTTGGTTGGGTTTGATGGCAAAGTAGTGATTCCtgaggggcaaatctctctccccGTGATTATGGGAGGGAAAGAGGTATCTGTAACATTCACAATAGTAAGTTCATTTTCCCCATATACTGCCATCCTGGGAAAACCATGGATCCATTCAATGAGGGCCGTCCCATCAACGCTGCATGTAAAGATTAAATTCCCAACCGAGCAGGGTGTCATTGTAATAAAAGGAAACCAGCAAGTGGCCAGACAGTGCCTTACTATCGTAGTAAACTGGAAGCGGGGGAATCAGGTCAGTCAGGGAGAAATCACCGGACAACTGGTTGGAGACGAGGAGACTGGGCGGCCCGAACAGGGGCATGTTGAACAGGAAGATGTGTCCCGGAAAAACCCATAA